The Erigeron canadensis isolate Cc75 chromosome 4, C_canadensis_v1, whole genome shotgun sequence genome window below encodes:
- the LOC122595914 gene encoding metalloendoproteinase 5-MMP-like produces the protein MKIYKTFTSLFFIINIFPISITSFPHFFPNISSIPPSFLPNKTNPWDSFNKLSGCHPGQTVPGIDKVKNYFRYFGYIQNITDYNFTTNDFDTTLESAVKKYQQNFNLNTTGQLDESTVKQMLKPRCGVADIVNGSTTMNSGKSASLINGTVAHYSFFPGMPRWSSRRRDLTYAFDPRNQLSDDVKRVFASAFTRWSEWTPLTFTETNTYKDADLKIGFYAGDHGDGEEFDGLLGTLAHAFAPPAGSLHLDSDETWIIGDILSSGSPSAMDLESVAVHEIGHLLGLGHSSVEEAIMFPTISTGVRKVELAQDDVEGIQVLYGSNPDNNNSTTGPTFTLGDRDTSGAHQRVSVLGQIIFLAFGLLLSSFVL, from the exons ATGAAGATTTACAAAACATTCACATCTctttttttcatcatcaacattTTCCCAATATCAATAACATCTTTCCCACATTTTTTCCCAAATATATCATCCATACCACCTTCCTTTTTACCCAACAAAACCAATCCCTGGGATAGTTTCAACAAACTATCCGGGTGTCACCCGGGACAGACTGTCCCGGGAATTGACAAAGTAAAAAATTACTTTCGTTACTTCGGTTATATTCAGAATATAACCGATTATAATTTCACTACTAATGACTTCGATACAACACTAGAATCCGCAGTTAAAAAATACCAACAAAATTTTAATCTAAACACAACAGGTCAACTTGATGAATCAACTGTTAAACAAATGCTGAAGCCAAGATGTGGAGTTGCAGATATTGTAAATGGATCTACTACTATGAATTCGGGTAAATCGGCTTCTTTGATTAACGGAACAGTAGCTCATTACTCGTTCTTTCCTGGGATGCCAAGATGGTCTTCTAGAAGACGTGACTTGACTTATGCATTTGACCCAAGAAACCAACTTTCTGATGATGTAAAGCGCGTTTTTGCTAGCGCTTTTACGCGATGGTCCGAATGGACCCCGTTGACATTTACGGAGACTAATACCTACAAAGATGCCGATCTTAAGATTGGGTTTTATGCTGGTGATCATGGCGATGGTGAAGAGTTCGACGGCCTTTTAG GAACTTTAGCACATGCGTTTGCGCCACCAGCAGGATCGTTACATCTAGACAGTGACGAGACATGGATCATCGGGGACATACTATCCTCTGGCTCGCCGTCCGCGATGGACCTAGAGTCGGTAGCGGTGCACGAAATCGGGCATTTGTTAGGCCTAGGACACTCATCTGTGGAAGAAGCAATCATGTTTCCAACAATATCAACAGGAGTAAGGAAAGTAGAACTTGCACAAGATGATGTTGAAGGCATTCAAGTCTTGTACGGTTCAAACCCAGATAACAATAATAGTACAACTGGGCCAACTTTTACATTGGGTGATAGAGATACTAGCGGAGCCCATCAAAGAGTGTCGGTATTGGGCCAAATCATATTTTTGGCCTTTGGATTATTATTATCCTCATTTGTTTTGTAG